A window of Aeromicrobium sp. A1-2 contains these coding sequences:
- a CDS encoding dipeptidase produces the protein MPTSELKAKIAELMPQCKTDLSDLVAFRSVADPASQPISECHQAADWIVQKFTEAGLQEMTRHRTSDGSDCVTGHATGPEGAPTVLLYCHYDVQPPLGEDNWRTPVWQLTDGDDGRWYGRGTADSKGNIVAHLTALRALRAPDGSFPITVKFLAEGSEEQGTGGVEDFVPEHADLLRADAICVVDVGNEAIGQPTLTTSLRGMATVDITLSALVGPLHSGVFGGAAPDALTGLIQVLASLNDGEGNTTIDGLDNNGVWPGSEYSAEQFRTDANVLDEVELVGSGCVADMLWSRLVATVLGIDVPAVEGSVSAIQASVRARISLRVPPLIDAHQAQDALVSHLEARVPWHLRALIERIDASEPFSGSLAGPAFEAMRAAMEESYGRPIATQGQGGSIPLCNVFQTTFPDAEIMLYGVEEPQCLIHAPNESVAPSEIEHIALTEALFMRNYSAAQR, from the coding sequence ATGCCCACCAGTGAACTCAAGGCCAAGATCGCCGAGCTCATGCCCCAGTGCAAGACAGATCTCAGCGACCTCGTCGCCTTCAGATCTGTTGCGGATCCGGCCTCGCAACCGATCTCCGAGTGCCACCAGGCAGCCGACTGGATCGTGCAGAAGTTCACCGAAGCGGGCCTGCAGGAGATGACTCGCCATCGGACCTCCGACGGCAGCGACTGCGTCACCGGCCACGCGACCGGACCAGAAGGTGCCCCGACCGTCCTGCTGTACTGCCACTACGACGTCCAGCCGCCGCTGGGCGAGGACAACTGGCGCACGCCGGTGTGGCAGCTGACCGACGGTGATGACGGACGCTGGTATGGGCGAGGCACCGCCGATTCCAAGGGCAACATCGTGGCCCACCTGACTGCACTTCGCGCTCTCAGGGCCCCCGACGGGTCATTCCCGATCACCGTGAAGTTTCTCGCCGAGGGCTCCGAGGAGCAAGGCACTGGCGGCGTGGAGGACTTCGTCCCAGAACACGCCGACCTCCTGCGCGCCGACGCGATCTGCGTCGTCGACGTCGGCAACGAGGCGATCGGCCAGCCCACGCTCACGACCTCGCTGCGCGGCATGGCCACCGTCGACATCACGCTCTCCGCGCTCGTCGGCCCGTTGCACTCCGGCGTCTTCGGCGGAGCCGCACCCGATGCGCTGACCGGTCTCATCCAGGTCCTCGCCTCGCTCAACGACGGGGAGGGCAACACCACGATCGACGGACTGGACAACAACGGCGTGTGGCCGGGCTCCGAGTACTCCGCCGAGCAGTTTCGCACCGATGCGAACGTTCTGGACGAAGTCGAGCTCGTCGGGAGCGGATGCGTCGCCGACATGCTCTGGTCACGCCTCGTCGCGACGGTTCTGGGCATCGACGTGCCAGCCGTGGAGGGCTCGGTCAGCGCGATCCAGGCATCAGTTCGCGCCCGCATCTCTCTGCGCGTGCCGCCTCTCATCGACGCGCATCAAGCGCAGGACGCGCTCGTTTCCCATCTCGAGGCGCGCGTGCCGTGGCACCTTCGGGCTCTCATCGAAAGGATCGATGCGAGCGAACCCTTCAGCGGCTCGCTCGCCGGCCCGGCATTCGAAGCCATGAGGGCCGCCATGGAGGAGTCCTACGGTCGACCCATCGCGACCCAGGGCCAGGGCGGATCAATCCCCCTGTGCAATGTCTTCCAGACGACCTTCCCGGACGCGGAAATCATGCTCTACGGCGTGGAAGAACCGCAGTGCCTCATCCACGCTCCCAATGAGAGCGTTGCCCCGTCGGAGATCGAGCACATCGCGCTCACCGAAGCCCTCTTCATGCGCAACTACAGCGCAGCCCAGCGATGA
- a CDS encoding protein kinase, translating into MGELLNDRYELDDIVGSGGMGAVYRAHDVRLDRTVAVKVLRGGALADDVARSRMRSEAQLAASIHHPGVAEVYDYGENTLSHEGVSFIAMEYVEGYSLAQLLRSEGPMPVEQVMSIVVQVAEGLQATHSSGVVHRDLKPANIMFTASGRTVLVDFGIARGATSDPLTHTGVLLGTVEYLSPEQAGGRSATAQSDLYALGLVAHHCLTGTSPFRRESQIATALAQLNDELPPLADDVAPEVKQLIASLTAKNPSDRPQTAAAVAALASTIGASAAVELPATLKHALPALPESARAAPAQTPVATASAGPRRPRKAFLGVALLAAILAGLILERSYFGAVVAVPSVVGMDADTAAAELREAGMTATAEVVDVAGKTKGEVLRQSPESGAPVPDNGVVRLAVVSGKVAVSAKDLIGTPYARAAADLEKLGFVVKRKDIPSEADVGAVVALDRSGRLTDGSTITLSVALAQIPAPSVSAGDGTPISTSASSGSSSDTKAQGEGKAKGKAKGKSKSKK; encoded by the coding sequence ATGGGCGAGCTTCTGAACGACCGCTACGAGCTGGACGACATCGTTGGCTCGGGCGGCATGGGAGCGGTCTATCGGGCCCACGACGTCAGGCTCGACCGAACGGTGGCCGTCAAGGTCCTCCGGGGTGGTGCGCTCGCAGATGACGTCGCACGGTCTCGCATGCGCAGCGAAGCGCAGCTTGCCGCCTCGATCCATCATCCCGGCGTGGCGGAGGTCTACGACTACGGCGAGAACACGTTGTCCCATGAGGGCGTCTCATTCATCGCCATGGAGTACGTCGAGGGATATTCACTGGCCCAGCTCCTACGATCTGAAGGACCGATGCCGGTCGAACAGGTGATGTCGATCGTGGTCCAGGTGGCCGAGGGCCTGCAAGCCACCCACTCCAGTGGAGTCGTGCACCGTGACCTCAAGCCAGCCAACATCATGTTCACGGCGTCCGGGCGGACGGTGCTGGTCGACTTTGGAATCGCCCGCGGTGCGACAAGCGATCCGCTCACCCACACCGGCGTCCTGCTGGGAACGGTCGAGTACCTCAGTCCCGAACAGGCAGGCGGCCGCTCCGCCACCGCTCAGTCCGACCTGTACGCCTTGGGTCTGGTCGCTCACCACTGCCTGACGGGGACTTCGCCCTTCCGGCGTGAGTCGCAGATCGCCACGGCTTTGGCTCAGCTCAACGACGAGCTCCCACCGCTAGCAGATGATGTGGCGCCCGAGGTCAAGCAGCTCATAGCCTCGCTGACTGCCAAGAATCCGAGCGATCGGCCACAGACGGCGGCCGCCGTCGCGGCGCTGGCCTCGACGATCGGCGCCTCGGCAGCCGTCGAGCTGCCCGCGACACTCAAGCACGCGCTTCCAGCACTCCCTGAATCCGCACGTGCCGCGCCGGCCCAGACGCCTGTTGCGACCGCCAGTGCTGGACCCCGGCGGCCGCGAAAGGCCTTCCTGGGAGTTGCGCTGCTTGCCGCTATCCTCGCGGGACTGATCCTCGAACGCTCCTATTTCGGAGCAGTTGTCGCCGTGCCTTCGGTTGTGGGCATGGACGCCGATACGGCTGCGGCCGAGCTGCGCGAGGCCGGAATGACCGCGACGGCAGAAGTTGTGGACGTCGCCGGCAAGACGAAGGGTGAGGTGCTCCGACAGTCGCCCGAGAGTGGTGCGCCCGTGCCCGACAACGGTGTTGTCCGCCTTGCGGTGGTGTCTGGAAAGGTCGCCGTCTCTGCCAAGGACCTGATCGGTACGCCATATGCCCGGGCGGCAGCCGACCTGGAGAAGTTGGGCTTCGTGGTCAAGCGCAAGGACATTCCAAGCGAGGCCGACGTCGGTGCGGTCGTCGCACTCGACAGGTCGGGCCGTCTCACGGACGGGTCCACCATCACGCTTTCGGTTGCGCTCGCGCAAATACCCGCGCCAAGCGTGTCCGCAGGCGACGGCACACCGATCTCGACGTCCGCGAGCTCGGGCAGTAGCTCCGACACGAAGGCCCAAGGAGAAGGCAAGGCGAAGGGCAAGGCGAAGGGCAAATCCAAGAGCAAGAAGTGA
- a CDS encoding GPGG-motif small membrane protein produces the protein MGFLLWIIAVALVIYGIITLFSGSVLLGIILIVVGLAVGPGGWTIFSRRGTRA, from the coding sequence ATGGGATTTCTACTTTGGATTATCGCCGTCGCCCTCGTGATCTACGGGATCATCACGCTGTTCAGCGGCAGCGTGCTTCTGGGCATCATCCTGATTGTCGTCGGTCTGGCCGTCGGCCCGGGGGGATGGACCATCTTCAGCCGACGCGGGACGCGCGCGTAG
- a CDS encoding DUF6458 family protein: MYFGGSIGLIALGAILAFAVQDRLAGVDLVAVGYICMAAGALGIVLSLVINGQRDRGARRDELPPR; this comes from the coding sequence ATGTACTTCGGTGGATCAATCGGACTCATCGCACTCGGCGCCATCTTGGCGTTCGCCGTCCAGGATCGACTGGCAGGTGTTGATCTGGTCGCCGTCGGCTACATCTGCATGGCTGCTGGAGCGCTTGGCATCGTCCTGAGCCTCGTCATCAACGGGCAGAGGGACCGCGGCGCACGCCGAGACGAGCTACCTCCGCGCTGA
- a CDS encoding MarR family transcriptional regulator, whose translation MNIERMTPDERAARHAALAEVARITVVDELALGDRSPSELQAVLGLPSNLVAHHLKVLEDAGLVARRRSEGDKRRTYLTLADMTTGEGEPIPLAVSRVVFVCSANSARSQLAAALWAQTSDIPVASAGTHPAEQIALGAKAVAERHALKLIAAAPQQLATILDGGDFVIAVCDNAYEELGSSVSLHWSIPDPVAQGEDAAFDIAYAELYRRIATLAPRLIAA comes from the coding sequence ATGAACATTGAGCGAATGACTCCTGACGAGCGGGCGGCCCGGCATGCAGCGCTCGCGGAGGTCGCGCGCATCACCGTGGTTGACGAGCTCGCGCTCGGCGACCGTTCGCCCAGCGAGCTGCAGGCCGTGCTCGGTCTGCCGTCCAACCTCGTCGCACACCATCTCAAGGTGCTGGAGGATGCAGGCCTGGTGGCGAGGCGCCGGTCCGAGGGCGACAAGCGCCGCACCTATCTGACGCTGGCCGACATGACCACGGGGGAGGGCGAGCCCATTCCGTTGGCTGTCAGTCGAGTGGTGTTCGTGTGCTCCGCCAACTCCGCACGGTCCCAGCTCGCAGCTGCGCTGTGGGCCCAGACCAGCGACATTCCCGTGGCGTCGGCAGGCACCCACCCCGCGGAGCAGATCGCGTTGGGCGCGAAGGCCGTCGCCGAACGGCATGCCTTAAAGCTCATCGCGGCCGCCCCCCAGCAGCTCGCGACGATCCTCGACGGCGGCGACTTCGTCATCGCCGTGTGCGACAACGCTTACGAGGAGCTGGGATCGTCCGTGTCGCTGCACTGGTCGATCCCCGACCCCGTCGCCCAGGGCGAGGACGCCGCCTTCGACATCGCCTACGCCGAGCTGTATCGGCGCATCGCGACCCTCGCACCCCGACTGATCGCTGCGTAG
- the arsB gene encoding ACR3 family arsenite efflux transporter, translating to MESASPQSNRTTEPDVIAGLSRLDRFLPVWIIVAMAVGLILGRSVDGLDDALDSVKIGSVSLPIAIGLLVMMYPVLAKVRYNETQRVTGDRKLLGASLFMNWILGPALMFALAWLLLPDLPEFRTGLIIVGLARCIAMVLIWNDLACGDREAAAVLVAINSVFQVFAFAALGWFYLQTLPGWLGLETTSADFSIWAITASVLVFLGIPLVAGFLTRTIGEKVKGREWYEGTFLPRLGPWALYGLLFTIVVLFALQGDAITNQPFDVVRIAAPLLVYFAVTFGLGMLIGHWLDLGYAKTATLAFTAAGNNFELAIAVAIGTFGVTSGQALAGVVGPLIEVPVLVGLVYVSLWARKFFTDPTATLPTQGAKNV from the coding sequence GTGGAGTCCGCATCACCCCAGAGCAACCGCACGACCGAGCCGGACGTCATCGCCGGACTGTCCCGACTCGACCGCTTCCTCCCGGTGTGGATCATCGTCGCGATGGCCGTGGGCCTCATCCTGGGCAGGTCCGTCGACGGACTGGACGATGCTCTTGACTCGGTCAAGATCGGTTCGGTGTCCCTGCCGATCGCGATCGGACTGCTGGTCATGATGTATCCGGTGCTCGCCAAGGTCCGCTACAACGAGACCCAGCGGGTCACCGGCGACCGCAAGCTCCTCGGCGCCTCGCTGTTCATGAACTGGATCCTCGGACCCGCCCTGATGTTCGCCCTGGCCTGGCTGCTGCTGCCCGATCTGCCCGAGTTCCGCACCGGCCTGATCATCGTCGGCCTGGCCCGGTGCATCGCGATGGTCCTCATCTGGAATGACCTGGCGTGCGGAGATCGCGAGGCGGCGGCCGTCCTGGTGGCCATCAACTCGGTCTTCCAGGTGTTTGCCTTCGCGGCCCTGGGTTGGTTCTACCTGCAGACGCTGCCGGGCTGGCTCGGGCTCGAGACCACCTCGGCCGACTTCTCGATCTGGGCCATCACCGCCAGCGTCCTGGTCTTCCTCGGCATCCCGCTGGTCGCCGGATTCCTGACTCGCACGATCGGCGAGAAGGTCAAGGGCCGCGAGTGGTATGAGGGAACGTTCCTGCCGCGGCTCGGACCGTGGGCCCTGTACGGGCTGCTGTTCACGATCGTCGTGCTGTTCGCCCTGCAGGGCGACGCCATCACCAACCAGCCCTTCGACGTCGTGCGCATCGCGGCGCCCCTGCTGGTCTACTTCGCCGTCACCTTCGGCCTCGGAATGCTCATCGGGCACTGGCTCGACCTCGGCTACGCCAAGACCGCGACGCTGGCGTTCACCGCGGCCGGAAACAACTTCGAGCTCGCCATTGCGGTGGCGATCGGAACCTTCGGCGTCACGTCCGGACAGGCTCTAGCCGGCGTCGTCGGACCCCTCATCGAGGTCCCGGTCCTCGTCGGTCTGGTCTACGTCTCGCTGTGGGCCCGCAAGTTCTTCACTGATCCCACCGCCACCCTTCCCACCCAAGGAGCAAAGAATGTCTGA
- a CDS encoding arsenate reductase ArsC has product MSERPSVLFVCVHNAGRSQMAAGFLQSLGEGRIDVLSAGSMPGDQINPTAVEAMAEVGIDIAGEQPKKLTEDAVVASDVVITMGCGDECPYFRGKRYEDWVLDDPAGQGIESVRPIRDEIRTRVEALIASLEPATA; this is encoded by the coding sequence ATGTCTGAGCGTCCGTCCGTCCTGTTCGTGTGCGTCCACAACGCCGGCCGGTCGCAGATGGCCGCAGGCTTCCTGCAGTCATTGGGCGAAGGCCGCATCGACGTCCTGTCGGCGGGGTCGATGCCCGGCGACCAGATCAATCCGACTGCTGTCGAGGCCATGGCCGAGGTCGGCATCGACATCGCCGGCGAGCAGCCCAAGAAGCTCACCGAGGACGCAGTCGTCGCTTCCGACGTCGTCATCACGATGGGCTGCGGCGACGAATGCCCCTACTTCCGGGGCAAGCGCTACGAGGACTGGGTCCTGGACGACCCGGCTGGTCAGGGCATCGAGTCCGTACGCCCGATCCGCGACGAGATCAGGACTCGCGTCGAGGCGCTCATCGCCTCTCTCGAGCCGGCGACCGCATGA
- a CDS encoding fatty acid desaturase: MSGLPDPGEGVPAVAWPTMALYVGTLALFALEMFGVFGAGWTPWVTIPMGAAVTFLMFSVLHEATHHAVSTNDRLNDLMGHIAVPLVAPYAGYAMFRFLHIEHHRNTNEQKSVDPDAWTSDGPWWQLPFRWMTLDLWYVVFYVRRAPQRPRGELVATVMFAVATLSIFAGLFATGYGWELTVAFLIPQRIGLTLLSWWFDYLPHHGLPFTGRQDKYRATRIRVGGEAWATPLFVYQNYHLVHHLHPSVPFYRYVRAWRRNEQAYLDRNAAISTIFGRSLTPSEYRTWRRLTDSLGVDGSSTAEGAQRTRPLFHPLRVASVEALTADSTVVTFTVPADLADAYRYRPGQHVTLRAMIDGQDVRRSYSIIPATSDGTLRVAVKRIDDGFFSTYVHQDLQSDDILDVMTPAGRFGADLDPSSSRSYAAVAAGSGITPVLSIAAAALETEPGSTFTLLYGNRTHASTMFHGELASMVERFAGRLVVHHALSQEPGAGLPGRITPTLVTELAPEQVDAWFLCGPEQLVDDVRGALESRGERVLSEVFHTEDTVQSIELDVESSVTVSVGGQETTFSLRSTGDTVLDAALQQGIDPPYSCAGGACGTCRAKVLLGNVVMDQNHALDDAELAAGYVLTCQAHPTSETLRLDYDA, from the coding sequence GTGTCGGGACTGCCCGATCCGGGAGAGGGCGTTCCCGCGGTCGCGTGGCCGACGATGGCGCTGTATGTCGGGACCCTGGCCCTGTTCGCCCTGGAGATGTTCGGCGTGTTCGGTGCGGGATGGACGCCGTGGGTGACCATCCCCATGGGCGCCGCTGTCACGTTCTTGATGTTCAGCGTGCTGCACGAGGCAACCCACCACGCCGTGAGCACCAACGATCGGCTGAACGACCTCATGGGGCACATCGCGGTCCCGCTCGTCGCGCCCTATGCCGGCTACGCGATGTTCCGGTTCCTCCACATCGAGCACCACCGGAACACCAATGAGCAGAAGTCGGTTGATCCCGATGCGTGGACCAGCGACGGCCCGTGGTGGCAGCTGCCGTTCCGCTGGATGACGCTTGACCTCTGGTACGTCGTCTTCTATGTGCGTCGGGCCCCGCAACGACCGCGCGGCGAGCTCGTGGCGACCGTGATGTTCGCCGTGGCCACGCTCTCGATCTTTGCTGGCCTCTTCGCGACCGGGTATGGCTGGGAGCTGACCGTGGCCTTCCTGATCCCGCAGCGGATCGGGCTGACGCTGCTGTCGTGGTGGTTCGACTACCTGCCCCACCACGGGCTCCCGTTCACCGGCCGCCAGGACAAGTACCGTGCCACCCGGATCCGGGTCGGCGGTGAGGCCTGGGCGACCCCGCTGTTCGTCTACCAGAACTACCACCTGGTGCATCACCTCCACCCGAGCGTGCCGTTCTACCGGTACGTGCGCGCCTGGCGTCGCAACGAGCAGGCCTACCTCGACCGCAACGCTGCCATCTCGACGATCTTCGGGCGTTCCCTCACGCCGTCGGAATACCGCACTTGGCGCCGTCTGACCGACAGCCTCGGCGTCGACGGCTCGTCGACCGCCGAGGGTGCGCAGAGGACCCGACCGCTGTTCCATCCGCTGCGTGTCGCCTCGGTCGAGGCGCTGACCGCCGACAGCACCGTGGTCACCTTCACGGTGCCCGCGGACCTGGCCGACGCGTACCGCTACCGGCCCGGCCAGCACGTCACCCTGCGCGCAATGATCGACGGGCAGGACGTGCGCCGGTCGTACTCGATCATTCCCGCGACGAGCGATGGCACCCTGCGGGTCGCGGTCAAGCGCATCGACGACGGATTCTTCTCGACGTACGTCCACCAGGACCTGCAGTCCGACGACATCCTCGACGTCATGACGCCGGCCGGCCGGTTCGGTGCGGATCTCGACCCGTCGTCCTCGCGGTCTTACGCCGCCGTCGCCGCAGGCTCCGGCATCACCCCGGTGCTGTCCATCGCGGCGGCCGCCCTGGAGACAGAACCGGGCAGCACGTTCACCCTGCTGTACGGCAATCGGACCCACGCCTCGACGATGTTCCACGGCGAGCTCGCGTCGATGGTCGAGCGTTTCGCAGGTCGTCTTGTCGTGCACCACGCACTGTCCCAGGAGCCGGGAGCTGGCCTGCCGGGGCGGATCACACCGACCCTCGTCACCGAGCTGGCCCCGGAGCAGGTTGACGCATGGTTCCTGTGCGGCCCCGAGCAGCTCGTCGACGACGTGCGGGGTGCCCTGGAGTCGCGCGGCGAGCGGGTGCTGTCGGAGGTGTTCCACACCGAGGACACCGTCCAGTCGATCGAGCTGGACGTCGAGAGCTCGGTGACGGTCAGCGTCGGCGGTCAGGAGACCACCTTCTCGCTGCGTTCGACCGGTGACACCGTGCTCGACGCCGCTCTGCAGCAGGGCATCGATCCGCCGTACTCGTGCGCCGGTGGTGCCTGCGGGACGTGTCGTGCCAAGGTGCTGCTGGGCAACGTCGTGATGGACCAGAATCATGCGCTCGACGACGCCGAGCTGGCCGCAGGCTATGTGCTCACCTGTCAGGCGCACCCGACGAGCGAAACCCTCCGGCTGGACTACGACGCCTGA
- a CDS encoding SHOCT domain-containing protein: MGLIQAATGALGGTLADQWKDFFTVPEGLTPTAAIFSAVPRGTNAGRGSNTKASDGVITNGSKILVPEGYGLILMQDGAITGFAAEAGAYEWNSEAQESQSIFAGNGIVSPMVTTSWERFKFGGRPSSQQRAYFVTLKELPNNKFGTQSEIYWDDAYMNAQVGAVTRGTYTMKITDPILFIKAFVPAAYLEPGRAFDFTDIENDAASQLFNEVVGSLAPAFSMYTNDPSKGNRITKIQQDSIGFAQSLSAAVEQNYTWSSGRGLEIISVALISIEYDENTRELLRNVQRADALSGARGNSNLQASVAAGFESAGENAGPGGLIGMGMAAGATGIGGLQQPVPGVGAQSTPQAPAAPAAAPAAAAPAADDPMAVLTKAKQMLDAGLITQEDYDAAKAKALGL; the protein is encoded by the coding sequence ATGGGACTCATTCAGGCAGCGACCGGCGCACTCGGGGGGACCCTCGCGGACCAGTGGAAGGACTTCTTCACGGTTCCTGAAGGCCTGACGCCCACTGCGGCCATCTTCTCGGCCGTGCCGCGGGGCACCAATGCCGGCCGCGGTTCCAACACGAAGGCCTCTGACGGAGTCATCACCAACGGCAGCAAGATCCTCGTACCCGAGGGCTATGGCCTGATCCTGATGCAGGACGGCGCGATCACGGGCTTCGCGGCCGAGGCAGGAGCGTATGAGTGGAACTCTGAGGCCCAAGAATCCCAGTCGATCTTCGCCGGGAACGGCATCGTGAGCCCGATGGTCACCACGTCGTGGGAGCGCTTCAAATTCGGCGGCCGACCCAGCTCCCAGCAGCGCGCTTACTTCGTCACGCTCAAGGAGCTGCCGAACAACAAGTTCGGGACGCAGTCTGAGATCTACTGGGACGACGCCTACATGAACGCCCAGGTCGGCGCGGTCACGCGCGGCACCTACACGATGAAGATCACCGACCCAATCCTGTTCATCAAGGCATTCGTGCCCGCCGCCTACCTCGAGCCAGGGCGGGCCTTCGACTTCACCGACATCGAGAACGACGCCGCCTCCCAGCTCTTCAACGAGGTCGTCGGCTCCTTGGCGCCAGCCTTCTCGATGTACACGAACGACCCCTCGAAGGGCAACCGGATCACCAAGATCCAGCAGGACTCGATCGGCTTCGCCCAGAGCCTCTCGGCCGCCGTCGAGCAGAACTACACGTGGAGTTCAGGACGCGGCCTGGAGATCATCTCGGTCGCGCTCATCTCCATCGAATACGACGAGAACACCCGCGAGCTGCTGCGCAACGTGCAGCGTGCCGACGCACTGTCCGGTGCCCGTGGGAACTCCAACCTGCAGGCCTCGGTCGCCGCGGGCTTCGAGTCGGCCGGTGAGAACGCCGGCCCCGGCGGCCTGATCGGCATGGGCATGGCCGCCGGCGCCACCGGGATCGGCGGTCTGCAGCAGCCGGTGCCGGGAGTCGGCGCTCAGTCCACTCCACAGGCTCCCGCTGCTCCAGCCGCCGCGCCCGCGGCCGCAGCACCCGCCGCCGATGACCCGATGGCGGTGCTCACCAAGGCGAAGCAGATGCTGGACGCCGGCCTGATCACGCAGGAGGACTACGACGCCGCGAAGGCGAAGGCTCTCGGCCTGTGA